The Solenopsis invicta isolate M01_SB chromosome 3, UNIL_Sinv_3.0, whole genome shotgun sequence region AATATGTgaactttcttttctttattaattttatcattgtgATGATGCATTAATTCTAGAATCCTATAACAATTACTTACCTATAGGCGTCACTGGTTGTGCAAAGTAACAATTAATATCAGTTTCCCCAAAATGTGATTGATGCAGCTGTATCCTTGCGTTTGCTGCAGCACTAGGGGAATTATAATTTACCCTCATTCTTCTGAAGGATCTAAAGTACTGAAACGTAGCGTCACCTCCAAACTGTTTGAAAAGATTTTCTATGGCCAACTGTAAAGACATACCATCGCACAATGTGAGACAGGTACCCTATTACTTCACAGTATATGTATatcatacaaaataaatattaccttTAAATCGTCACACTTGAAAACTCTGGGATCTACATTCGTAACGATTACAGAAGTTGGTAGATCTTCGTCGTGAACCAACTCGTCGATCGATCTAATATTTGCATCTTCTGTTTCCCCCTCAAATTTGAACTCTAACTGTGCATAATTTGGATGCAAGTTTGGTAAGCCAtccacttcattaattattatgttttcGGTATCTTCCAGATCATCCTCATCTACGGTATCTCTACTGCTGCGTTTctcttccatttttatttcctGCTCTGCTTGAAAATATATGGGAATTgtcaagtattaaaaaaaagttcgagactttataaaagtttttatgcaatattaatttcaatatgtgtgtgtgtacgaaatgaaatagaaaaattacttaaaaataattaagacgttttaatattggcatattaataattaatgtaagaGTGACGTGAGTATATAGATTCGCTTTATCGACCACGCAGGTATTCGTTCCGTTGCAGCCAGCTCGAATAAAAGTATATACCATATACGTTCCGATGTTGTCGCGAAGGCTATTCGCGGAAATATTCATCTTACTTTGCCGAAATTCGTAGAGTAACGGATGACGGTGCCAGGCGTTCCGCTTACCTCTCGACGACGAGGAAGAAACCCAGCGAGCGATCTGGATGTTCTGAAGGTGCTGCTTCGTCACGGGTATATTTACGTTTCACCACGTACGCGAAGTCTACTCCATCTCGGTGAATCTAGTCACCGCGTCACCCCGACATCGGCATCCCCGCGTTCGCGTTTCAATGCCGACCGACGTGTTTCCTCACCGACGGCGTTCGCTATTTCATCACCGCGACGTAGCCGCACGTCATCGTCGATTTTCAGAGCAGCAGGAGCAGTGAACAATTCGCGCGTCCCGTCCGTATCGCGATCCGATCGAATGCCATGGTCAGGTTAGGTTGCGTGCAAGAATAGAGCTGTTAAAAACCAATTGGACAATATTGCCCAACCTACCTTCCATCGGACATGCCGGCTGATTGGCTGTCAAACGAAGGATCTCTAGAAACTCCTAGAGCAGTTTTACAAATTTCTATCCGGTggtcaattaaaat contains the following coding sequences:
- the LOC105204628 gene encoding LOW QUALITY PROTEIN: protein sarah (The sequence of the model RefSeq protein was modified relative to this genomic sequence to represent the inferred CDS: deleted 1 base in 1 codon) — encoded protein: MEEQEIKMEEKRSSRDTVDEDDLEDTENIIINEVDGLPNLHPNYAQLEFKFEGETEDANIRSIDELVHDEDLPTSVIVTNVDPRVFKCDDLKLAIENLFKQFGGDATFQYFRSFRRMRVNYNSPSAAANARIQLHQSHFGETDINCYFAQPVTPIDLEDQHLHPPALTKQFLISPPASPPVGWEPREEGEPLVNYDLLAAMLLAAIANLSAGGTHEIHPGGSGQPGIVVHVCESANPAKNTPRIQHTRCPEH